One genomic segment of Rivularia sp. PCC 7116 includes these proteins:
- a CDS encoding TauD/TfdA family dioxygenase, giving the protein MSIQAKHTPTLEIGRVKTASNTQQDTTLSLDELSKSISDALTQYPYYIVVNGFTPLRERNQLMDLARAIRAKISPPSRTNHEDFNKVSFTKVYINRQNGETEESSVTRYSRTHLRLPPHTDSSYMMLPHEIVAFHCIEADENGGESIMVPIDDILQNLDKEVVACLREPVYPFGQDCHAIICGDEDNALIRYYQAQIQRSLNENHLLSEKHQAALKALDELLDQNHLMQTFHLKPGQIVFMQNHKVLHGRTALSPESNRVLYRLRMHVNSLGNQGKIAAPQDVNSYMELATELENMGRFESALEQYRYATEFAADDMGVLNAYGSLLLKIGQFDRATEIFNQCKIIDPNDYESGLALSSLARMKGNQLEAKALLKPVMKAHPLVSENENDLLPEQPTILRIRGIEDAAYSILRSSDGTSKKLLRGGHFAISDLLDDEDYNMVLLNVFENNVDTLNEFPKFDLMLNTIACPDSKQASLLAAARFVDRYPHIPIVNHPRQVLETSRIRNSLRLNTISGVKFPKTEKVWWSGDNLDEIIKTIFGWGFEFPFIVRKVGSQTGQSVALLDNEPALREHLHNSPTHQEYYIIQFQDCRIRHNVYHKMRVFFIDGTLYPVANVFNDTWDIHSGDRYSVMDKSQWMQAEERAFLGDTCGYLGCETFNRLYRIYDIIKLDFFGIDLTILPDGTIFIFELNAAMRHNFDHAKNFPYTRPYLERISNAFAQMVRDRFRS; this is encoded by the coding sequence ATGAGCATACAAGCAAAACATACTCCTACCCTTGAAATCGGGCGAGTAAAAACCGCTTCAAACACTCAGCAAGATACTACCCTCAGCCTTGACGAGCTATCCAAATCTATCTCCGATGCTTTAACTCAATATCCCTACTACATCGTAGTCAATGGTTTTACTCCGTTGCGAGAGCGCAACCAATTAATGGATTTAGCCCGTGCTATTCGAGCCAAAATTTCACCACCCTCTAGAACCAATCACGAGGATTTTAACAAGGTTTCTTTCACAAAGGTTTATATCAATCGTCAAAATGGAGAAACTGAGGAAAGCAGCGTTACTCGTTACAGTCGCACGCATTTGCGATTACCTCCCCATACCGATTCTTCCTATATGATGTTACCCCATGAAATTGTTGCCTTTCACTGTATTGAGGCAGATGAAAATGGTGGTGAGTCTATCATGGTGCCGATTGACGATATTTTACAAAATCTTGACAAAGAGGTTGTAGCATGTTTGCGAGAACCCGTTTATCCATTTGGACAGGATTGCCATGCAATTATCTGCGGTGATGAAGATAATGCTTTAATTCGCTATTATCAAGCTCAAATACAGCGTTCCTTAAATGAAAATCATTTGCTTTCGGAGAAACATCAAGCAGCCCTCAAAGCATTAGATGAATTGCTCGACCAAAATCACCTAATGCAAACATTCCATTTAAAACCCGGTCAAATTGTATTCATGCAAAATCATAAAGTGCTACACGGTAGAACAGCACTATCACCAGAAAGTAACCGCGTGCTGTATCGTCTGCGGATGCATGTAAATAGCTTGGGGAATCAAGGAAAAATTGCAGCCCCACAGGATGTTAATTCTTATATGGAATTAGCTACAGAGCTAGAAAATATGGGACGGTTTGAATCAGCACTAGAACAATACCGTTATGCAACTGAATTTGCTGCGGATGATATGGGCGTACTCAACGCTTACGGTTCTCTGCTGCTCAAAATCGGACAGTTTGACCGAGCAACTGAAATTTTCAATCAATGTAAAATTATCGATCCCAACGATTATGAAAGCGGACTGGCTTTATCTAGTTTGGCTCGGATGAAAGGAAATCAACTCGAAGCCAAAGCTCTTTTAAAGCCAGTGATGAAAGCTCATCCCCTTGTGAGTGAAAATGAAAATGATTTATTACCGGAACAGCCGACGATATTAAGAATACGCGGTATAGAAGATGCAGCTTACAGTATTTTGAGGAGTTCCGATGGCACCTCTAAAAAACTATTGCGCGGAGGACACTTTGCTATTAGCGACCTGCTTGACGATGAAGACTATAATATGGTGTTGTTGAATGTCTTTGAAAATAATGTAGATACCTTAAACGAATTTCCCAAATTTGATTTGATGCTCAACACCATTGCTTGTCCCGATTCTAAACAAGCATCATTGCTAGCAGCAGCAAGATTTGTAGACCGTTATCCCCACATTCCCATAGTCAATCATCCCCGTCAGGTGCTCGAAACGAGTCGGATTCGTAACAGTTTGCGTCTAAATACAATTTCGGGGGTGAAATTCCCTAAAACTGAGAAAGTTTGGTGGTCTGGAGATAATTTAGATGAAATCATCAAAACTATCTTTGGCTGGGGATTTGAGTTTCCTTTTATTGTGCGTAAAGTCGGCTCGCAAACAGGTCAAAGTGTCGCTCTTTTAGACAACGAACCAGCATTACGCGAACATTTGCACAACAGTCCCACCCATCAAGAATATTACATTATCCAGTTCCAAGATTGCCGAATTCGTCACAATGTGTATCATAAGATGCGCGTCTTTTTTATCGACGGTACCCTGTATCCAGTGGCAAATGTTTTTAACGACACATGGGATATCCATTCTGGCGATCGCTACAGTGTAATGGATAAGAGTCAATGGATGCAGGCAGAAGAGCGAGCCTTTTTAGGTGACACCTGCGGCTATTTAGGGTGTGAAACTTTTAACCGTCTGTACAGGATTTACGACATTATCAAACTGGATTTTTTTGGTATCGATTTAACAATTCTGCCAGACGGAACAATATTTATCTTTGAACTGAATGCAGCTATGAGACACAACTTCGACCATGCAAAGAATTTCCCATACACAAGACCTTATTTAGAAAGGATTTCCAATGCTTTTGCTCAGATGGTCAGGGATAGGTTTCGTTCGTAG
- a CDS encoding type IV pilin-like G/H family protein has product MAYAYIESNVLTSCACKSKSSEGKVYTGVMNRAQQALYLEKNFFAKSFNELSQIQNLGFTRETKYYRYSVQAPESAVFHYAVPRRKILEKQESLKIKSYVGAVFIISDPEHKSKTQTKAIICQFDTSGAILPQPTLENNLPICPKGTSSL; this is encoded by the coding sequence ATGGCTTACGCATATATCGAAAGTAATGTTTTAACTAGCTGCGCTTGCAAGTCAAAATCATCTGAAGGGAAAGTTTATACCGGTGTTATGAATCGTGCCCAGCAAGCTTTATATTTAGAAAAGAACTTTTTTGCAAAGTCGTTTAATGAATTAAGTCAAATACAAAATTTAGGTTTTACTAGGGAAACTAAATATTATCGTTACTCAGTTCAAGCTCCAGAATCGGCAGTGTTTCATTACGCTGTTCCACGGAGGAAAATACTGGAAAAGCAGGAATCGCTAAAGATTAAAAGCTACGTAGGGGCAGTATTTATTATTTCCGATCCAGAACACAAATCAAAAACTCAGACTAAAGCAATTATTTGTCAGTTCGATACTTCTGGCGCAATTCTTCCGCAACCAACTCTTGAAAATAATCTTCCGATTTGCCCTAAGGGGACATCTTCTTTATAA
- the rpsU gene encoding 30S ribosomal protein S21, with the protein MTQIVVGENEGIESALRRFKREVSKAGIMPDIKKHRHFETPLQKHKRKAIARSKQRKRRFKY; encoded by the coding sequence ATGACCCAAATAGTTGTAGGCGAGAACGAAGGAATTGAATCAGCATTGCGTAGATTCAAGCGCGAGGTTTCTAAAGCTGGTATTATGCCCGACATAAAGAAGCATCGCCACTTTGAAACGCCCCTACAAAAGCATAAACGTAAAGCAATTGCTAGATCCAAGCAGCGGAAGAGACGCTTTAAATATTAA
- a CDS encoding RNA-binding protein gives MSIYVGNLSYEVVEEELKQIFLEYGEVKSIYLPMDRDAGRIRGFAFVEMGNDEQETTAIESLDGAEWMGRSLRVNKAKPKPERSASGGGRW, from the coding sequence ATGTCGATTTACGTAGGCAATCTCTCTTATGAGGTTGTGGAAGAGGAACTAAAACAAATATTCCTCGAATATGGAGAAGTGAAAAGTATTTACTTACCAATGGATCGTGACGCAGGACGTATCAGAGGCTTTGCATTTGTCGAAATGGGAAACGATGAACAAGAGACTACTGCAATAGAATCCTTAGACGGTGCTGAATGGATGGGCCGCAGTCTACGAGTAAATAAAGCTAAGCCCAAGCCAGAACGAAGTGCTTCTGGTGGTGGTAGATGGTAA
- a CDS encoding aspartate aminotransferase family protein: MSIETLVPQSELSSNPFNKESFDEVVMSTYGRFPVAIEKGAGCRLWDTEGKEYLDFVAGIATCTLGHAHPALIEAVTKQIQKIHHVSNFYYIPEQGELARWIVNNSCADKVFFCNSGAEANEAAIKLARKYAHTVLNIDKPIILTANSSFHGRTLATITATGQAKYQKNFNPLVPGFSYVPYNDIKAIEAAISDLDEGDYAVAAIMLEPLQGEGGVRPGDIEYFQKLRKICDETGILLIFDEVQVGMGRSGKVWGYEELGVEPDVFTSAKGLGGGIPIGAMMTKKSCDVLRSGEHASTFGGNPFACAAAIAVCHTIEKENILENVEKRGEQLRQGLRNLATKYPEYITEVRGWGLINGMELQADIGFNAIDIVKTAMNEGLMLAPAGTQVVRFVPPLIVTEVEVDTALQIVGKVMEQIRS; encoded by the coding sequence GTGAGCATAGAGACTCTTGTTCCACAATCCGAATTATCATCTAATCCTTTTAATAAAGAAAGCTTTGACGAAGTTGTAATGTCCACCTACGGACGTTTTCCGGTAGCCATCGAAAAAGGCGCTGGATGCCGTTTGTGGGATACAGAAGGCAAGGAATACTTAGACTTTGTTGCCGGAATTGCTACTTGTACCTTGGGACATGCCCACCCCGCATTAATCGAAGCAGTAACCAAACAAATACAGAAAATACACCACGTTTCAAATTTTTACTACATTCCCGAGCAGGGAGAATTGGCGCGTTGGATAGTTAATAATTCCTGTGCCGACAAAGTATTTTTCTGTAATTCCGGTGCGGAAGCCAACGAAGCAGCGATAAAGTTGGCAAGAAAATACGCTCATACCGTTTTAAACATTGATAAGCCAATCATTTTAACTGCAAACTCAAGTTTCCACGGACGAACTTTAGCAACAATTACCGCTACCGGACAAGCGAAATATCAAAAAAACTTTAATCCTTTAGTGCCGGGATTTAGTTACGTACCTTACAACGACATTAAAGCCATAGAAGCAGCAATCAGCGATTTAGATGAAGGCGATTATGCTGTCGCGGCTATCATGTTAGAACCTTTGCAGGGAGAAGGAGGCGTTCGTCCTGGGGATATAGAATATTTTCAAAAGCTGCGTAAGATTTGCGACGAAACCGGCATATTGTTAATTTTCGACGAAGTGCAAGTCGGAATGGGACGTAGTGGCAAAGTTTGGGGTTACGAAGAGCTTGGTGTTGAGCCAGATGTTTTTACTAGTGCCAAAGGCTTAGGTGGTGGTATCCCCATCGGTGCCATGATGACAAAAAAATCCTGCGATGTATTGCGCTCTGGCGAACATGCTAGTACTTTCGGCGGCAATCCCTTTGCCTGTGCAGCAGCGATCGCCGTTTGCCATACTATAGAAAAAGAAAATATTTTAGAAAATGTAGAGAAAAGAGGCGAACAACTACGTCAAGGTTTGCGAAATCTTGCCACTAAATATCCCGAATATATTACCGAAGTACGCGGTTGGGGTTTAATTAACGGCATGGAACTGCAAGCAGATATTGGATTCAATGCTATTGATATAGTAAAAACCGCAATGAACGAAGGGTTAATGCTAGCTCCAGCAGGCACTCAAGTTGTTCGTTTCGTGCCGCCGTTAATTGTTACAGAAGTCGAAGTAGATACAGCGTTGCAGATTGTCGGTAAAGTAATGGAGCAAATTCGCAGTTAA
- a CDS encoding Gfo/Idh/MocA family protein, with product MAAQNGKNKIRYAALGLGWIVQEDVLPAFPNTNNSELAALISGDETKREELGKKYNVPAYTYEQYEECLKNEDIDAVYIGSPNHLHLEHTVRAAKAGVHVLCEKPMAITENECEQMINAARDNNVKLMIAYRLHFDRANMEAVKIVQSGKIGEPRFFDSVFSQQVDDGNVRLREPLENGGGSFYDMGIYCINAARYLFQDEPIEVFAFIANNGEKRFAKVDEMTSVSMRFPKERLAHFTSSFGSASTATFRVVGTKGDLRMDSAYTYAGDLKQEITIEGEKQEQSFSAGDQFGAEIQYFSDCVMNNKEPEPCGREGLADVRIIRAILESAKTGKPVKLDEFKLEKRPTLEQVIQLPAIETPDKFVNAKDMQGNG from the coding sequence ATGGCTGCACAAAACGGTAAAAATAAAATACGCTATGCTGCTTTAGGATTAGGTTGGATTGTTCAAGAAGACGTTTTACCAGCATTTCCTAATACTAACAATTCTGAACTAGCTGCATTAATATCTGGAGACGAAACCAAACGTGAAGAACTTGGTAAAAAGTATAATGTTCCAGCTTATACCTACGAACAATATGAAGAATGTTTGAAAAACGAAGATATAGACGCAGTATATATAGGTTCTCCGAATCATTTACATCTCGAACATACAGTAAGAGCGGCTAAAGCAGGGGTACACGTACTTTGCGAAAAGCCAATGGCTATAACTGAGAATGAATGCGAGCAGATGATTAACGCTGCAAGAGATAACAATGTAAAACTAATGATTGCTTATCGTCTGCATTTTGATAGAGCAAATATGGAAGCAGTCAAAATAGTTCAATCGGGAAAAATAGGCGAACCTCGTTTTTTTGATTCAGTATTTTCTCAACAGGTTGATGACGGAAATGTAAGATTAAGAGAACCGCTTGAAAACGGCGGTGGTTCGTTTTATGATATGGGGATATATTGCATTAATGCAGCGCGTTATTTATTTCAAGACGAGCCAATAGAAGTATTTGCCTTTATTGCTAATAATGGCGAAAAACGCTTTGCAAAAGTTGATGAAATGACAAGCGTTTCCATGCGTTTTCCTAAAGAAAGATTGGCTCATTTTACGAGTAGTTTTGGATCTGCTTCTACAGCAACTTTCCGAGTAGTTGGAACTAAAGGTGACTTGCGAATGGATAGCGCTTATACCTATGCAGGTGATTTGAAACAAGAGATTACCATAGAAGGAGAGAAACAAGAACAGTCCTTTTCTGCTGGCGATCAATTTGGTGCAGAGATTCAATATTTTTCCGATTGCGTGATGAATAATAAAGAACCAGAACCATGTGGAAGAGAAGGATTAGCAGACGTGCGGATAATTCGGGCAATTCTCGAATCAGCAAAAACAGGAAAGCCAGTAAAATTGGATGAATTTAAACTCGAAAAAAGACCAACTTTAGAGCAAGTGATTCAGCTTCCTGCCATTGAAACACCAGACAAATTTGTTAACGCTAAGGATATGCAAGGGAATGGGTAA
- a CDS encoding HlyD family secretion protein, translated as MPEYSDPNPVNPSDEQVPDIVPPQESLTTHPRQRNSLSLSVKPEALSPIETKEFLPSLSRWITFGSWFIVGVLGLSAAATTVVTYRTTVKTTATIRPTGEARLVQAGAEGTVTKIAVKNYQPVKKGQAIAYLDNSRLRTQADQLESNITKTQGQLKQIEAQLKALEQQKNAELLQIQRAIAASEAELTQAKRSFRDKQIVSTAEVEERLAQFNLAKNEVESYRLLVGNGAISKLKLAEKEAGLRTAQARLRKLEAGLNPSDAEVVAAQAKVAQEQSRKTATEAEFNRSRQQLIQDKLETQNQLNRDIKELKQVKKELENSTIRASITGILYGLKLRNVGQVLRSGDTIAQIIPSDTPLEIKAVVPSDRINRVKVGLPTQMQVSACPVSNFGSLPGKVKSISPDTMSTNTTDSGTETPAQISQPGYTVIVKPQKQILQTNQRTCELVPGAEGRLTIISKEETVLSFLMRKARLRTNF; from the coding sequence ATGCCAGAATATTCAGACCCCAATCCGGTTAATCCTTCAGATGAGCAGGTTCCCGATATAGTTCCTCCTCAGGAAAGCTTAACGACTCATCCACGACAACGTAATAGTCTTAGCCTCTCGGTAAAACCAGAAGCTTTATCTCCGATTGAAACTAAGGAATTTTTGCCTTCCTTAAGCCGTTGGATAACCTTTGGCAGCTGGTTTATTGTGGGGGTACTGGGTCTGAGTGCAGCAGCAACAACGGTTGTGACCTATCGCACTACGGTTAAAACTACAGCTACAATTCGTCCTACCGGAGAAGCAAGACTAGTACAGGCTGGCGCGGAAGGAACAGTAACTAAGATTGCCGTAAAAAACTATCAGCCAGTAAAAAAAGGACAGGCGATCGCCTATTTAGATAATTCTCGTTTGCGTACTCAAGCAGACCAACTTGAAAGCAACATTACCAAAACACAGGGACAATTAAAGCAAATTGAAGCTCAACTGAAAGCTTTAGAACAACAAAAGAATGCTGAATTACTCCAGATACAGCGGGCAATTGCTGCTTCTGAGGCTGAATTAACGCAAGCAAAGCGCAGTTTTCGGGATAAACAAATTGTTAGTACCGCTGAGGTGGAAGAACGATTAGCCCAGTTTAATTTGGCTAAAAATGAAGTTGAAAGCTATCGGTTATTAGTGGGTAATGGAGCAATTTCTAAATTAAAGCTAGCTGAAAAAGAAGCTGGTTTACGAACTGCTCAAGCTAGGTTGAGAAAACTTGAGGCAGGATTAAATCCCAGTGATGCCGAGGTAGTAGCTGCTCAAGCTAAAGTTGCCCAAGAACAATCCAGAAAAACAGCTACTGAGGCTGAGTTCAATCGCTCCCGCCAACAACTCATACAGGACAAACTCGAAACCCAAAATCAGTTGAATCGCGACATCAAAGAACTAAAGCAGGTAAAAAAAGAGTTAGAGAACAGCACCATTCGTGCTTCAATAACCGGTATTTTATACGGACTAAAACTGCGTAACGTCGGTCAAGTGCTGCGTTCGGGTGACACTATTGCTCAAATTATTCCTAGCGATACACCCCTAGAAATAAAAGCAGTTGTCCCATCAGATAGAATTAATAGAGTCAAAGTAGGACTCCCAACTCAAATGCAGGTTTCTGCTTGTCCTGTATCTAATTTTGGCTCTTTACCTGGTAAAGTGAAATCGATTTCCCCCGATACGATGTCCACAAATACTACCGATAGCGGAACAGAAACACCTGCTCAAATTAGCCAACCAGGTTATACGGTTATAGTCAAACCCCAAAAGCAAATTTTGCAGACCAATCAACGCACCTGCGAACTAGTTCCAGGAGCCGAAGGTAGGCTGACTATCATTTCAAAAGAAGAAACCGTGTTAAGTTTCTTGATGCGAAAAGCCCGCTTGCGAACTAATTTTTAA
- a CDS encoding RluA family pseudouridine synthase encodes MLLLHPLSDFIDTNSKVNNLAPTYYYQGYAADGELLQLPRTCEAELIARGLMRQLANNEIYSREGKMYGILLVELPSGEKRILKAFSGLLNGSSIIEGWVPPILGREKVVLEENRTLAELEAIKQEIIQLKQLSQRQQYETIALEFEQRLQEMAKRHQVKKQQRHQKRQQLDNITNFLEYTFTSPRSSGTPLLIKEKGKGKVETVLYSSENRYNQTAEKSHHILIILYKTLLQGKHSPKECRLSQSIWDYSTFFVMTIINPSLILNTELEKLKEESRQDGIERKLLKRQRDEALQPLKQVINNADIRIRELKQQRKETSRKLQSQMHAAYTIMNFLGNSSSLQQLMPQGLPTGTGDCCTPKLLHYAATNNLKPLAIAEFWWGKSTRDKIPGEFYGACIERCQPLMGFLLSGLKSNPSNYFPSAEEIPIIYQDEWLIAVNKPSGLLSVPGRYHNNQDSVVSRLINLLPDCEKMTAVHRLDMDTSGILLLAKNKQVHRLLSKQFEQRLVKKVYEAILSDYLLNKELNKEGTIELPLWGNPENRPYQEVNYQYGKHCITKFKVLNLSLNKKPNYTRIEFVPLTGRTHQLRIHAADKNGLNMPILGDKLYGSQLTQANRLYLHARELTFEHPYSGEKIYLQAETPF; translated from the coding sequence ATGTTACTTCTTCACCCACTTTCAGATTTCATAGACACTAATTCTAAAGTCAATAATCTAGCTCCTACTTATTACTACCAGGGATATGCTGCTGATGGTGAGCTATTACAACTTCCCCGCACTTGTGAAGCAGAATTAATTGCTCGTGGCTTAATGCGACAACTAGCAAATAATGAAATATATTCTCGTGAAGGTAAAATGTACGGGATATTATTAGTCGAATTACCAAGCGGTGAAAAAAGAATACTCAAAGCATTTTCCGGGTTACTTAATGGCAGTAGTATCATTGAAGGTTGGGTACCACCAATTCTAGGTAGAGAAAAAGTAGTTTTAGAAGAAAATCGTACTTTGGCAGAGTTAGAAGCTATAAAACAAGAAATTATTCAGTTGAAACAACTTTCCCAAAGACAACAATATGAAACTATAGCCTTAGAATTTGAACAACGTTTGCAAGAAATGGCTAAACGGCATCAAGTAAAAAAACAGCAGCGCCATCAAAAACGTCAGCAACTTGACAATATAACGAATTTCCTAGAATACACCTTTACCTCACCCCGCTCTTCAGGCACCCCTCTCCTTATCAAGGAGAAGGGAAAAGGTAAAGTTGAAACTGTATTGTACTCAAGCGAGAACCGCTATAATCAAACGGCAGAAAAATCGCACCATATTTTAATTATTTTATATAAAACGTTATTGCAAGGGAAGCATTCACCTAAAGAATGTCGTTTATCTCAAAGTATTTGGGATTATTCCACTTTTTTTGTCATGACAATCATTAACCCAAGCTTGATATTAAATACAGAATTAGAAAAACTTAAAGAAGAAAGCCGTCAAGATGGGATTGAACGAAAGCTACTCAAACGACAGCGCGATGAAGCTTTACAGCCGCTAAAGCAGGTAATTAATAATGCAGATATACGCATTCGGGAATTAAAGCAGCAGCGTAAGGAAACATCCCGCAAGCTACAATCACAGATGCACGCAGCTTATACAATCATGAATTTTTTGGGTAATTCCTCAAGTTTACAGCAATTAATGCCTCAAGGCTTACCCACCGGTACGGGAGATTGCTGTACTCCCAAATTACTTCATTATGCTGCAACTAATAACCTCAAACCATTAGCGATCGCCGAGTTTTGGTGGGGGAAATCAACTCGGGATAAAATACCGGGAGAATTCTACGGTGCTTGTATCGAACGCTGTCAACCATTAATGGGTTTTCTATTGTCGGGTTTAAAATCAAATCCGTCTAACTACTTTCCTAGTGCGGAAGAAATTCCGATTATCTACCAAGACGAATGGTTAATTGCCGTGAATAAACCATCTGGTTTGCTATCTGTTCCCGGAAGATACCATAACAATCAAGATAGTGTTGTCAGTCGTCTAATTAATTTATTACCCGATTGCGAAAAAATGACAGCGGTACATCGGTTGGATATGGATACTTCTGGTATTTTACTGCTAGCAAAAAATAAACAAGTTCACCGTTTATTAAGCAAGCAATTCGAGCAAAGACTGGTGAAAAAAGTTTATGAAGCAATCCTCTCAGATTATTTATTAAATAAGGAATTAAATAAAGAAGGTACGATTGAACTCCCATTATGGGGAAATCCCGAAAATCGTCCTTACCAAGAAGTGAATTATCAATATGGCAAGCATTGTATAACCAAATTCAAAGTTTTAAATTTAAGTTTAAATAAAAAACCAAATTACACTCGTATCGAATTTGTTCCTTTAACTGGAAGAACTCATCAACTAAGAATTCATGCCGCCGATAAAAATGGTTTAAATATGCCTATTCTTGGGGATAAGCTTTATGGCAGCCAATTAACACAAGCAAATCGGCTGTATCTTCACGCCAGGGAACTCACATTTGAGCATCCGTATTCGGGAGAAAAAATATATTTGCAAGCAGAAACACCGTTTTAA